CTAGTTTGATTGTGTCTGCTCTCACCAACTCAGCATCGGCCTGCTAGCTGTTAGCTCGTCACAACGACTTTGGTGCGTGCGCCCTGGCGGGAAATTTTCTTTTTAGTAAGTATTTAGTCGAATATTCACCAAAAAGCATTGTTCATTAATATTTCTCTCACTGTACGCGGCGGGTAGGGGTTtttctccccggagcgagggGGTGTATCGTCGACGGAACCGTGTTAGTTGGTCATGAGGTGTGAGCTAGCCGCTAGGCTAGTTCTCGCGAGGTCGGTGGGGCTCCAACGTGACCAGGCCAGCTAGCTGCAACCTTGGAGCTGCGCTGTCTGCACGCTGCTAAACACCAAACACAGCCGCCTGTACCCCCGCCATGTGTGCAGCCGTGCTGCAGCAAAGTGTCCGAGGCGACACGAGTCGACCATGTGTGCTGGTCTCCGTGTTTCCTGCATGCGTGGACGTGGAGTCATCACAACACGATGTTAGCTCAAGTTAGCTGGAGAACTCGTGGGCAATGCTGCTTTTATTACATGGACAGGAGGGAAGAACAGTGGTTTTCTGCTGTGTTTTACTAATGCGACAATGAGCATGGCGTGGGTTTGGGATAATCATTGAAGTTAATCGTTAAAATATAATGTAACCTAAGTTGTAAGTTGAGTCCCGAGCTGCATTGACCAtttaaaaataactaggctGAAGTTATACCAGTGAatccaaataaaatgatagtgaaaaaagggagtccaaggcactcttcttgtggaaaaatattaaaaagcctttattgaataatttgtttcaataaaggctttttaatatttttgcacaagaagagtgccttggactcccttttttgactagatattgtttttttccccaacaccaaagagcaccttcaaGATTTTTTCTGAACAATTCCCTGAGCACTTCGGATTTTTTCTTCACAAAATGATAGTgagctgactttttttttttttggtttattgtatcCCACGTTATCTTGGTGCAATTAATTGCGTTATTTATTAACTTATTCTTCTTGACTTGATGTCTTCAGCAAACAGAAGTTTGACCTATGGCGATCACAACGTGTAAGTTAGCAAATTAGTTAACTAGTCAAATGGCCTGTAATGATATATTCCCCTCGGACTGTAGAGTAGACTCCTGTAGTCACTTTGCTAGTGAAAGTCTGAAAGTAATgatcatactttttttttttttccccttccctcatttttgaagaaactcctaaaatctGTGTGATCTGAAGGATGGGTTCCCCAACGCAAGGGTCCAGCGTTAATAGTAGTGGGCTTTTTAATCTGTGAGAAAGGGGGAAAACAATGTGATGACAGATGAATTGTACATAATTTTAAACTAGTTGCAGAAAATGTATTTAGGGGGGTGAAATTCAACACTAACAAAAGGCACATTTTATATCTCAGTATTATAGCCATTGacctacacacacaaaaatgaaaGATCATGTCAGTGCTTGGTGTACAACATAGACAGCTGAAATGCACCCAGTTGTAGGTGATGAAGTTGCCTAATTTTATTGTAATTTGTTTACCtgtgtattttcttttaggGAGATGGAGATGAGCAGCAATAGCGAATGCTTTGGATGTGGCCGCTCTGGTCATTGGGTCAAGCACTGCCCCAATGCCAGCGGTTCACGTGGACGTGGCAGGGGCCGGGGACGAGGCAAGGGTACTATCTAATATTCTGGCCACACCTAGGATAGGATAAGTACTATAAAATAAAGTACATGTTGCACATTTagattggttttttttttccctcactcCCTTTCACCATATATGTTATGTTTACTAATAATTGCAGTTTGGGGAGTTGAGTTTAAGGATGAGAACCTTCAACATTTCTGCAGGCTTTACTTGTATAGAAACTCTTGGAATTAAaaccaaatataaaaacaaaccaaacattCAAACCTGTTTGCATTCTTTCTCTCATTTACAGAGCTGTTTTGTTATCGTTGTGGCGACCAGGGACATATGGCCAGGGACTGTGACCAAACTGAGGATGGTGGGCATTGAAGTCATATTTATTCTGTTTCTGTTATATCTTTAAATAATAGCTTTGAAATAGCTTTTCTTactggaacaaaaaaaataaaatgttatgaAGTATTTTGAAGTATACATATTTTCTGAGATTTGCAATGGCAGACTTatctattttttcctctcttgcCTGTGTTCAGCGTGCTACAACTGCCACAGGAGTGGTCACATTTCCCGGGATTGCAAAGAGcccaaaaaggagagggagcagCTGTGCTATACCTGTGGCAAAGCTGGCCACATGGCACGTGACTGTGACCATGCCAACGAGCAGAAGTGCTACTCCTGCGGTGGGTTTGGCCACATCCAGAAGCTTTGTGATAAGGTGAAATGTTACAGGTGAGTGCTGACTTGAGGTTCTTATGTTATATTTTACATTCttcatgaaatgaaaatgtataattgtcttttttttttttaagtcattgTGTTTATATTGATAATTTTTTGTCCTCACTTCAGAGCAAATTTTTGCCCATAACTGAAGGCAACTTTTCTCTTCTGCAGGTGTGGTGAGATTGGTCACGTTGCCGTGCATTGCAGTAAAGCCAGCGAGACTAACTGCTACAACTGTGGAAAGGCAGGCCACCTGGCAAAAGAGTGCACCATTGAAGCAACCGCATAAACAGTGCCCTCTGTtgcccctccttttttttttcagattgatGGTTGGTTGTATTATTTTCTCTGAATCCTCTTCACTGGCCAAAGGTTGGCTAACAGAGGCTAGTCCCAGGCCAGTGAGCCTCTAGACATGTAACACAGTGAAaggggtgaaaaaaaaaatctttctgcattcaatacaaaaaatgttttagtttGGTAGCGGTGTTATGTATAATGCTTTGTTGAAGAACCCCCCTTTCCAAGCCACTGGTGATCAGCAATGAATAAGTGGGACTAAACATATGGGAATCTATAGGACCTCTGAGCTCGTGGAAGTGCATCTCAGTAAAATGAGATGGAAGAAGGGAGTAAATGGAAACCAAACTTCCATGTGTGgttattttggtttgttttagtGGAATATGAGTTGGCCAACAGAGTATGACATGGAAACAGTTCATAACATGATGCATTTCAGCTCCACAGCTGCAAGCGGGCGATAACAAACTACATGTTATATTACTAAGATAAAAATTTTGAGGTATTAAAAGAAACACGCTCTTTTATAAAAATCTGTTTACAATTTAAATATCACTCTGTAGTCCAAGGtggacattttattttaaaatgtcttttttctttttcctttttttttcttttttttctcaaataccTTGGCAAAAATTTAACACCAAGAACAGTTGTCAGAACAGCAGAATTAGGAGTTATTTGGGAATGAAaaatgttttcacagaaatcgaAATGTTATTTTTGTACAATATCACTTAGACTACTGTATAAATACCATTTGCTTGTACTCAGTTTTTAAGTCGGAAGGAAAGTGCAACTGAAGTCCTAgaaaatagaaatgtaattttaaacTATCAATAAAGCTGGA
This is a stretch of genomic DNA from Cololabis saira isolate AMF1-May2022 chromosome 12, fColSai1.1, whole genome shotgun sequence. It encodes these proteins:
- the cnbpa gene encoding CCHC-type zinc finger, nucleic acid binding protein a isoform X2, translating into MEMSSNSECFGCGRSGHWVKHCPNASGSRGRGRGRGRELFCYRCGDQGHMARDCDQTEDACYNCHRSGHISRDCKEPKKEREQLCYTCGKAGHMARDCDHANEQKCYSCGGFGHIQKLCDKVKCYRCGEIGHVAVHCSKASETNCYNCGKAGHLAKECTIEATA
- the cnbpa gene encoding CCHC-type zinc finger, nucleic acid binding protein a isoform X1, whose translation is MEMSSNSECFGCGRSGHWVKHCPNASGSRGRGRGRGRGKELFCYRCGDQGHMARDCDQTEDACYNCHRSGHISRDCKEPKKEREQLCYTCGKAGHMARDCDHANEQKCYSCGGFGHIQKLCDKVKCYRCGEIGHVAVHCSKASETNCYNCGKAGHLAKECTIEATA